GAATTGAATAAGATAAGCCATAGTCTAAATGGAGCAATTTTGCTCGGGTCTGATGTAAAACAAAGGAACACAAGGAAGAGAGTGAAATGACACAAGTTGGAAAATGCATATGTCACTTAAATGGCACAAGCTTGTAATTGAGTCTCATCTCGATTTTTTCATAAACAATTTTAGTGTTTATAAAAGACAATAATGCATAATCTAATATTTTCATCTGCACAAACTTGAAATGAATTTGTTACAAATTAAACACAGGcttagaaaatattttcaaaattttaattaaaataattaactattaatttattctataaaaaaatattaatcaataattatcCTAAGTCATTCTTCcacctaattaaaaataattattttttcctaattgctctttttttttttcttttatgcatCGATTACTGGTTCTCTTTTCTtctgttttaggttttttttttattccGCGACAGTACTGTTTAGGGATCTTCATATGTTTTCAGACTGATTTCAATTCAGGTATATCCTAACCCACATCTGTATGAACTCTTTCATTTGCGATTTGATGAAATTTGTATTCAAAAGGGGAACTTAACCCTAACTTAGTAGCCTTAATGCAGTCCCTAAAAGTAAAAGTATGGTTCACTGTTTCCACAAGACCTAGGTCATGTTAAAGAGCATGAAATGCCCTTTCCCACCCTAACCCTAGTTCTTACTGAAATTAACTTATTATTCACTACCtttcattttgatttttttttaatgttatttagTTTGAGTTGGTTGTATTGAAGTTTTTATTGTCAATAAACTGATGCAGGAGTTTTGTTTTTTCTGAATAAGTGTATTGCTTCCTTGCATGAAGACAAGCCCACCATCTGTATGATAGTTTGCTTTTGAGAAGAAAGAGAATATATGTACAAATTTTTATGTGAAATATGGCAAACAGCAAATATGAGTATGTCAAGGGTTTTGAACTTGAGGATGAGGTGATGTTTCCGAGTTTCATCCTTGTTTCGATCAATGCTTGTAAACTTCCCAAGCCTTATGATGTAAATGTCTTGAATTTGATGAACTCTTGTGCTGTTGCGATGCTCGAAGAGTTTGCAGATGTAGTCCTTGCATACGGGTTTAGTGATGAGTATACCTTTGTTTTCAAGAAAAGCACCAAGTTCTATGAAAGGcgagctagcaaagtattatccattatttcttcttattttgcatctgtctttgtgagAAAATGGCATGGATTCTTTCCGCAGAAGGAACTGCATTCTCCTCCTTCCTTCCATGGGAAAGTTGTACCTTGTGCATCCATAGATGCCCTTCAAGCTTATCTTTTGTGGAGGCAAAATATATGTCATTTGAAAAATCAATATGATCAGTGCTTTTGGCGACTTGTTGAGCGCGGGATGAATGAGAAGGAAGCACAAGAGTTCATCGATGGAGCCAAGAAACGTGActtaaatgatattttatttgacGAGTTCAAAGTCAATTACAATACACTGGATCCAATATTTCGACAAGGTTCCTGTATTTTAAAGACAATGGTAGGGGCTGTGGTGAAGTACACAGAAACAGGTGCTCCAGTTAAAAGACAAAGGAGAGAGATAATCACAGTGCATTCCAAGAAAATAGCAAGCCCACGATTTTGGAATGAGCATTCTATTCTTTTGAAGGAGCTTGGTGTTTTTGTAGAGGAGATTAACAATGTGAAACCAGAGTATGTGaggtcctttgaatttgatagcaAGTTGATGCCATCTATATGGGTTGTAGTGCGGATAGATGGATGCCACTTCCACAGATTTTCCGAGATACATGAATTTGCAAAGCCAAATGATGATCGAGCTCTTAACTTGATGAATTCATGTGCAGTGGCTGTCTTAGAGGAATTTAGGCAGGATATAGTATTTGCTTATGGGGTTAGTGATGAGTACAGTTTCATTCTTAAGAACTCCACTGATCTTTATGAAAGGAGAGCTAGTAAAATCGTATCAGCCATTGTGTCTTTCTTCACATCCACTTACGTGATGAGATGGAAAGATTTCTTCCCTCAAAGTGAGTTAAACTACCCTCCTTCTTTTGATGCGCGAGCAGTGTGCTATCCATCTGCTGAGATATTACGGGACTATCTTTCGTGGAGGCAAGTGGATTGCCACATAAACAATCAATATAACACTTGTTTCTGGAAGCTTGTTGCATCTGGTAAAAGCAAAAAGGAAGCTCAACGTAGTTTAAAGGGTGCTCAACTGCAAAAGAAAATCGAGGAATTGTCTATCGATTACAATAAATTGCCAGTGATGTTCCGACAAGGATCCTCAGTTTTTTGGGATAGGGTAGACAATGTTCTCATCCATCAGGAGAATGGAGAGTCTTCTGAAAAGTATGGAAAGGTCATTGTAAAACATATTGACATCATAGGATCAGCCTTTTGGCTAGAACACCCTGGTATCCTTTATGGAAAGGTTGAGTctgataattaaaattttattgctttatttttgtgctgctaattttattttagtttagtttGGTTTAATATTCTTGAATAAATatttgtattttcttatttaagaTAATGAAATTGGGAAGTACTATATAGATTTTATTATTGTGAGTGCAAATATGCATGCAAGCTTTAGATCCCTTTACTTTAGTCTTTTTGCACCATTACAGCATTATAACCTTGGCAAAGCAACCATACTCCAGGTCTGATCACAATCTGCAAGGGGTATTAGGACCAAAATATTTCCTTTTAAACGAAAAAAGGTTAAACCCGAAGAAGTTGTTCCGTCAATACCCGTGCCAGCAAAAAAGAAGGAAAGATCTCCTTCATCATTGGTGGTTAGTGCTCCCAAAGTTTCAACGCATTCAGGCTTTACAGGAAAGAGAACAAAAACTGGTACAAGAAAGACTGCTGCTTTACAAGGATGCAGTTTTATCCATCAAGGCTCCACCAGTGTTATAATAGCAGACCCATGGCTGCCATAGTGGATATACATGGCTGTTTTCGGGCTCGCGGCAGTGGTAAATATCGGCCGATATTGTGGGTTTTACTACCGGTATGGCGGGATTTTGGATCTTCGCCATCGACAACACTGGGTTCCATGGAGAAAGAAGAAACAGATGATGAAAATATTCTGGCAAACTCAGCATCTGTTTCAATTTAGGACACTAGGACTTACATTACATTTCAATTTGTGGTCGGGCTTTTACTTGAACAATTATGACACTTACATGTGATTATGTGTGATTATGCACGTGCACGGTTGTTATATTTTTGTAGGGTTCTTTCATAGGTGTGACTTCTAAGAAGCATAGACCTAACGAAGATACAAACAACAATATGGACCTTACCGAAGGAAAGGCTGATCTTTGGGCGCAGGCAATAGAACAAAGTCCTCAAGGT
This is a stretch of genomic DNA from Vicia villosa cultivar HV-30 ecotype Madison, WI unplaced genomic scaffold, Vvil1.0 ctg.000910F_1_1, whole genome shotgun sequence. It encodes these proteins:
- the LOC131632109 gene encoding tRNA(His) guanylyltransferase 2-like isoform X1, with the translated sequence MANSKYEYVKGFELEDEVMFPSFILVSINACKLPKPYDVNVLNLMNSCAVAMLEEFADVVLAYGFSDEYTFVFKKSTKFYERRASKVLSIISSYFASVFVRKWHGFFPQKELHSPPSFHGKVVPCASIDALQAYLLWRQNICHLKNQYDQCFWRLVERGMNEKEAQEFIDGAKKRDLNDILFDEFKVNYNTLDPIFRQGSCILKTMVGAVVKYTETGAPVKRQRREIITVHSKKIASPRFWNEHSILLKELGVFVEEINNVKPEYVRSFEFDSKLMPSIWVVVRIDGCHFHRFSEIHEFAKPNDDRALNLMNSCAVAVLEEFRQDIVFAYGVSDEYSFILKNSTDLYERRASKIVSAIVSFFTSTYVMRWKDFFPQSELNYPPSFDARAVCYPSAEILRDYLSWRQVDCHINNQYNTCFWKLVASGKSKKEAQRSLKGAQLQKKIEELSIDYNKLPVMFRQGSSVFWDRVDNVLIHQENGESSEKYGKVIVKHIDIIGSAFWLEHPGILYGKHYNLGKATILQV
- the LOC131632109 gene encoding tRNA(His) guanylyltransferase 2-like isoform X2, whose product is MANSKYEYVKGFELEDEVMFPSFILVSINACKLPKPYDVNVLNLMNSCAVAMLEEFADVVLAYGFSDEYTFVFKKSTKFYERRASKVLSIISSYFASVFVRKWHGFFPQKELHSPPSFHGKVVPCASIDALQAYLLWRQNICHLKNQYDQCFWRLVERGMNEKEAQEFIDGAKKRDLNDILFDEFKVNYNTLDPIFRQGSCILKTMVGAVVKYTETGAPVKRQRREIITVHSKKIASPRFWNEHSILLKELGVFVEEINNVKPEYVRSFEFDSKLMPSIWVVVRIDGCHFHRFSEIHEFAKPNDDRALNLMNSCAVAVLEEFRQDIVFAYGVSDEYSFILKNSTDLYERRASKIVSAIVSFFTSTYVMRWKDFFPQSELNYPPSFDARAVCYPSAEILRDYLSWRQVDCHINNQYNTCFWKLVASGKSKKEAQRSLKGAQLQKKIEELSIDYNKLPVMFRQGSSVFWDRVDNVLIHQENGESSEKYGKVIVKHIDIIGSAFWLEHPGILYGKV